CTTGAAGTAGAGGTGCGCGGCGTGCTCCCAGGTGAAGCCGATGCCGCCGTGGATCTGGATGCTCTCGCCCGCGCAGTGGAAGAACGCGTCCGAGCAGTAGGCCTTGGCGCTGCTGGCCGCCTCGCTCAGCTCGCGCGCCTTGTGGTCCGTGATGTCACCCGCGCTCAAGAGCTGCGCCGCCACGGCGCTCGCATAGAACGCCACGCTGCGCGCGCACTCCACCTTGAGCAGCATGTCCGCGCACATGTGCTTGATGCTCTGGAACGAGCCAATCGGCCGCCCGAACTGCTGGCGCACCTTCGCGTACTCGACCGCCATGTCCAAGCACGCCTCGGCCCCGCCCACCTGCTCGGCGCACAGGCCCACGGCGGCCAGGTCCAGGATCACGGCGAGCGCGCGCGCGCCGTCCATCGCGGAGAGGCGAGCGTCCTCCGCCAGCACCACGCCGCTGAAGCGCAGGCTCCCGAGGCGCCGCGTCTGGTCCATGGTGGGCAGCGCGGTGCGCGTGAGCCCCGCGGTCTCTCCCGGCAGCACGAACAGGCCCAGCTCGGCCGGCGCGCCTTCGCCCCCGTCCACCCAGGCCGCCACCACCAGCAGGCTCGCGCTGTGGCCGTCCACCACGTAGCCCACGTCGCCGGTGAGCGTGTAGCCCTCGCCGGTCTTCGCAGCGCGCAGCGTGACGGCGTCGGCCCCTTCGCGGTGCGCGGCCACGTCGGGCCCGCGGTAGCCCAGCGTGGCGGTCACTTCACCGGCCGCGATGCCCGGTAGGTGCGCCTGCTTCTGCGCCGCGGTGCCCGCCACCAAGAGCGCGTTCGTGCCCAAGCACACCGTGCCGAAGAAGGGCGAGCAGAACACGTGGCGCCCCATCTCTTCCAAGAGCGGGTGCAGGTCCAGAGGCCCGAGGCCGATGCCGTCTTGCGCCTCGGGGATGACCAGCGCGGGCCAGCCCAGCTCGGTGGCCACGCGCTGCCACACGGCGGCGTCGTAGCCCAGCTCGGTCTTCATGGCCTTGTCCACGTGGGCCGCCGTGGACTCGGCGGCCAGGAAGCGGCGCGCCTGCGTGCGCAGCTCGTTCTGGTCTTCGGTGAAGCGGAATTCCATGACTAGTGCTCGGCCTTGTTTGCGGTGGCGGCGTCCAAGAAGGCGGGGCGCTCGCCGCCGCCGTGAATCAACAGGTCGGCTCCGCTGACATACGAAGCCAGCGGCGAAGCCAAGAACAGGCACGCGTTGGCGATGTCTTCCGGCAGCGCCAGGCGGCCCAGCGGCACGGTGGCCGACACGCGCGCGATGCCCGCCTCGTCGCCGTAGTGCAGGTGCGCCTGCTCGGTGCGAATCATGCCCGCGGTGATGGCGTTCACGCGCACGCGCGGCGCCCACTCCACGGCCAGCGAGCGCGTGAGGTTCAAGAGCCCCGCCTTGGCCGCGCCATAGGCCGCGGTGCCGGGCGAGGGCCGCGCGCCGCTCACGCTGGCGATGTTCACGATGTTGCCGCCGCTCGCCTGCGCCTGCATCACGCGGTTGGCTGCGACAGAGCAGTGCAGCGCCGAGGTGAGGTTGAGCGCGATGATCTTCTCGCTGAAGCGCGGCGACGCCGTGGCCGCCTCCGTGAAGGGCGCGCCGCCGGCGTTGTTCACCAGCACGTCCAGGCGCCCGTGCTGCGCCACCACCGCGGCCACCAGCTTGTCCACGCTCTCGGGGTCGCGCACATCGCAGGCCACGAACGAAGCCGTGCGCCCGCCCGCTGCCGGCAGCGTGTCGGGCGTCTTGCGACCA
This region of Sandaracinaceae bacterium genomic DNA includes:
- a CDS encoding SDR family oxidoreductase, which codes for MSGLDYTGQVALITGGTAGLGRGIAETFLAAGANVVVCGRKTPDTLPAAGGRTASFVACDVRDPESVDKLVAAVVAQHGRLDVLVNNAGGAPFTEAATASPRFSEKIIALNLTSALHCSVAANRVMQAQASGGNIVNIASVSGARPSPGTAAYGAAKAGLLNLTRSLAVEWAPRVRVNAITAGMIRTEQAHLHYGDEAGIARVSATVPLGRLALPEDIANACLFLASPLASYVSGADLLIHGGGERPAFLDAATANKAEH